The Sulfuricurvum sp. IAE1 genomic interval AAGCGGAAAAATCGCGTTACACCCCAGGCTCGGTCAGCGAAGACAATTCCATCAATTTTTCAAAAGCCTATTTCGAGGTAACACAATATCTCGACGCCCGGCACGGAACGGATTTGACCCGGCGAGTGCGGGAAGATCTGTCCAAGTATTCTTATCCGTTTCTTTCGATTCAGCGCAAACGGGGGATTAAAGCATTTTTACACTATGCGGGCAGGCTCGAAAACGAATTGGGCTTCGGATGTACGAAATATTTTTTCTTATACAAATGGGCGCTTGTCATATTGGGAGAAAAATGGTGCGATAGAACCATCACGTTTATCAAAAATATTGTCGGTCACACACCGAAACTTTAAAGGAAAGCATCATGAAAAAAGCTTTAATCAACTTGCTACTAAAACTTGCAGGATTACTCAATAAAAACAAAACCTATAATATCAGTATTGGAAATGAAAAACTTATCGTAAACCTGGGTTGCGGGATGCATTGTCTCAAAGGATGGCTCAATATCGATGGCTCGCTGACGTCGCTGCTTGGTACAAACAATACATTTTTAAACAAACTGCTGTACAGGCTTGCCGGTTCGTCGCAATATTACTCGTTTGAAACTTTCAATGACGTAATTGTCACAAAAAAATTGCGCTGGTATAACCTTGTCAACGGTATCCCACTGGAAAACGACTCTGCCGATGTCGTTTTTACAAGCCATTTTCTCGAGCATCTAAGCAAAAGCGACGGCTACCGTTTTCTCGAAGAGTCGTTTCGGGTGCTTAAACCGGGCGGACTGATCCGAATCGCCGTCCCCGATCTCGAAATCGCCATCCAAAAGTTTAATAACGGTGAAATCGACCAAACACAGGACCTTTTTTTTTACA includes:
- a CDS encoding methyltransferase domain-containing protein, with product MKKALINLLLKLAGLLNKNKTYNISIGNEKLIVNLGCGMHCLKGWLNIDGSLTSLLGTNNTFLNKLLYRLAGSSQYYSFETFNDVIVTKKLRWYNLVNGIPLENDSADVVFTSHFLEHLSKSDGYRFLEESFRVLKPGGLIRIAVPDLEIAIQKFNNGEIDQTQDLFFYTSEDCDFSAHKYNYTFGTLKERLQKIGFCDVTKRNYQEGDCPDIDYLDVYPDHSLYVEARKTI